Sequence from the Candidatus Rokuibacteriota bacterium genome:
GCGGCTGGTGCACGACGAGGTGCTGGGCGCCGGCCGCCGCTGCTTCGTCGTGGCGGAGGACGGACATCTGCGCGGGCTGCTGACGCTTCACGAGGTGAAGGGCGTCCCGCGTGAACAATGGAGCCGCGCGAAAGTGGAGGAGGTCATGCAGCCGGCTCAGGCCCTTTCGGTCGTGGGGCCGGAAGAGGCTCTTCTCGGGGCCCTCCAGAAGATGGACGATGCGAAGGTGGCCCAGTTGCCCGTCGTGGCTGATGGACATTGGCTCGGCATGCTCGACCGGGAGCACATCCTCCATTACATGCGTGTGCGCGCCGAGCTGGGGGTGTAGCCTCGACGGCCCGCAGTGGGGCGCCGCTGCCCCGCCCGGCGCTCTCCTAGCGTCGGCGCGACGACCTAAGATCCTGATTTCCGGGAGATCTGGTGGGCGGCCCCAGCTGGCACCGAGGTTGCTGTCTAAAGACAACCATGAAGAGAGTTCTCAGCGTAGAGAAAGGCGAGGACGCGGAGGGAGCGGAATTGCCGGCGACCACGCTGTGCGACCGCTGCGGGCGATCCGAGGAGGAGATCGAGTGATTCCACTCGAGACAGGGGCCATCAAGATCGACACGCGGACCGCCGAGGCCGCGGTCCAAGTCTGCCCGCGGGAAGGCGACGTCCTGCTCATGATCGGCGAGCCCGGGGCCGAGGGCAGCCGCTCCGCGACGATGTCACCTGAGCAGGCGGAGATGGTGCTCCACGCGCTCGGCCTCGCCGTGGCGCGCATCCGTGAAGAGGCGCGGCTCAAGACCGAGGAGCGCGCCGGCCTCGCGGAGCGGCTGCTGGACCAGGAGGTCCGCCTCAGAGGGAGCTGACCATGGTGCAGGCTGTGCGGGACTGGTGGCTGATCGCTCTCGGTGTGGTCGTCGCGGTGCTGGCGCTCATCGTCATCTGGCGCTCGCGGCGCCGCTGAGGCGGCCTGCGACGTGAAGAATCTCGAGATCGCGCGCGCTTTCGACCTCATCGCGGACCTCCTCGAGCTCAAGGGAGAGAACCCGTTCCGCATCCGCGCCTACCGCCGCGCCGCACAAAATCTGGAAGCGCTCACCGAGAACCTCGAGACCCTGGCTGCCCAGGAGCGGCTCGACGAGATTCCCGGGATCGGACCCGATCTGGCCGGCAAGATAGCCGAGTATCTCGGGACGGGACGGATCGACGCGCTCGAGTCGCTGCGCCGCGAGGTGCCCGCCGGCCTCGCGGATCTCATGGGCGTCCCCGGTGTCGGCCCCAAGACCGCCAAGCTCCTCCACGACCGCTTGAAGGTCACCGATCTCGGCCAGCTCGAGACGTTGGCGCGGGCGGGCAAGCTCCGCGGGCTGCCCGGCATCCAGGCCAAGACCGAGCAGAACCTCCTCAAGGGCATCGCGCTGGTGCGGCGAGGGCAGGCGCGCATGCCGCTGGGACGCGCGCTGCCCCTGGCCGAGGAGATCGCACACGCGCTTGCTCGCGTCCGTGGGGTCAAGCGCGTGGAGCCCGCCGGCTCCGTGCGCCGCCGCAAGGAGACGGTGGGCGACCTCGACATCCTCGTAACCTCGACCGATCCCAAGCGCTTGATGGACGCCTTCGTGCGGCTGCCGCAGGTGGCGGACGTCCTCGAGCGGGGCCCGACCAAGGCCTCGGTGCGGCACCGCGAGGGTATCCAGGTGGACCTGCGCGTGGTGGAGCCGGCGACCTTCGGCGCGGCCCTCCAGTATTTCACCGGCTCGAAGCAGCACAACATCCGGATCCGGGAGATGGCCGTCAAGAAGCGCCTCAAGATCTCCGAGTACGGCGTCTTCAAGGAGCCGGGCGGGAAGCGCATCGCCGGCGCCACCGAGGAGGAGGTCTATGCCGCCGTGGGGCTGCCGTGGATCCCGCCCGAGCTGCGCGAAGACTCGGGCGAGATCGAGGCGGCGCAGTCCCGGCGGCTGCCCGCCCTCGTGGAGCTTGACGACATCAGGGGAGATCTCCACTGCCATACCAACGCGACGGACGGCCATCACACGGTCGAGGCGCTGGTGGCGGCCGCCCGGGAGCGAGGCTACGCCTACGTGCTCGTCTCCGACCATAGCCGGTCCACTCGGATAGCGGGCGGGCTCACCGCGGAGGAGGCGCTCGCCCACGTCGAGAAGATCCGCGCCGTCGGGCGGAAGCACCGCGGCATCGCCGTCCTCGCCGGCAGCGAATGCGACATCCTGCCCGACGGCTCCCTCGACTACCCGGACGAGGTGTTGGCGCAGATGGACCTCGTGGTCGCCGCCGTCCACTCGCGCTTCAAGCAGCCGCGGGCGGAGATGACCCGCCGGATCTGTCGGGCGCTCGAGAACCCGTACGTCAACATTCTCGCCCATCCGACGGGGCGCCTCATCGGCGAGCGGGAGCCGTACGACGTGGATCTGGAGGCGGTGTTCGCCGCGGCCGGGCGCCATGGCAAGGCCCTCGAGATCAACTGCTACCCTGAGCGCCTCGACCTCAACGACGTCCACGCGCGGCGGGCACGGGAGCTGGGCGTCCTGCTCGCCATCAATACCGACACCCACGCGCTCGACCAGCTCGACACCATGCGGCTCGGCGTGGCGACCGCGCGACGCGGCTGGGTCGGGCCCACCGAGGTGATCAATACCTGGCCCGTCGGCAAGCTTCGAGCCTGGGCCCGCAAGACGGTAAAGTCCGGGAGGCGAGTCGTCGCCGCCGGAGCCACG
This genomic interval carries:
- a CDS encoding LPXTG cell wall anchor domain-containing protein, giving the protein MVQAVRDWWLIALGVVVAVLALIVIWRSRRR
- the polX gene encoding DNA polymerase/3'-5' exonuclease PolX, translated to MKNLEIARAFDLIADLLELKGENPFRIRAYRRAAQNLEALTENLETLAAQERLDEIPGIGPDLAGKIAEYLGTGRIDALESLRREVPAGLADLMGVPGVGPKTAKLLHDRLKVTDLGQLETLARAGKLRGLPGIQAKTEQNLLKGIALVRRGQARMPLGRALPLAEEIAHALARVRGVKRVEPAGSVRRRKETVGDLDILVTSTDPKRLMDAFVRLPQVADVLERGPTKASVRHREGIQVDLRVVEPATFGAALQYFTGSKQHNIRIREMAVKKRLKISEYGVFKEPGGKRIAGATEEEVYAAVGLPWIPPELREDSGEIEAAQSRRLPALVELDDIRGDLHCHTNATDGHHTVEALVAAARERGYAYVLVSDHSRSTRIAGGLTAEEALAHVEKIRAVGRKHRGIAVLAGSECDILPDGSLDYPDEVLAQMDLVVAAVHSRFKQPRAEMTRRICRALENPYVNILAHPTGRLIGEREPYDVDLEAVFAAAGRHGKALEINCYPERLDLNDVHARRARELGVLLAINTDTHALDQLDTMRLGVATARRGWVGPTEVINTWPVGKLRAWARKTVKSGRRVVAAGATLASLLLVAL